A stretch of Brassica rapa cultivar Chiifu-401-42 chromosome A08, CAAS_Brap_v3.01, whole genome shotgun sequence DNA encodes these proteins:
- the LOC103835502 gene encoding uncharacterized protein LOC103835502, which translates to MASSSHDLLDESFDDAFDDAFDEFFDQQFDQTFQNLTIQIDQEERRKKRKKRAYIERNREEGNVRLWNDYFSETPTYPATYFRRRFRMNKSLFTHIVDRLSNEVDFFRQKRDGLGRLGLSALQKCTAAIRVLAYGTAADAVDEYLRLGETTTRSCVENFVEGILYFFGDEYLRKPTPADLQRLLDVGEYRGFPGMIGSIDCTLNDINVLDRSPVFDDIINGQAPQVTYSVNGREYHLAYYLTDGIYPKWATFIQSISLPQSPKAVLFAQYQEAVRKDVERAFGVLQARFAIIKNPALFWDKVKIDKIMRACIILHNMIVENERDGNTQFDVSGFQQGDDTGNSHVDLTYSTDIPTNIANMMGVRTRIRDRQKHEQLKGDLVEHVWRKYGGDDDNQ; encoded by the exons ATGGCGTCTTCTTCTCACGACCTTTTAGACGAATCATTTGATGATGCATTTGATGATGCATTTGATGAATTCTTTGATCAGCAATTTGATCAAACTTTTCAGAATTTGACCATTCAAATTGATCAAGAAGAACGaaggaaaaaaaggaaaaaacgagcttatatcgaaagaaatcgtgaAGAAGGCAATGTACGTTTATGGAATGATTATTTCAGTGAAACGCCAACGTATCCTGCAACTTATTTCCGACGACGTTTTAGAATGAACAAGTCATTGTTCACGCACATTGTTGATCGACTCTCGAACGAAGTTGACTTCTTTCGCCAAAAGAGAGATGGTCTTGGAAGGCTTGGTCTCTCGGCACTCCAAAAGTGTACAGCAGCTATCCGTGTTTTGGCATATGGTACTGCGGCGGATGCGGTCGACGAATACCTCCGGCTCGGTGAAACGACAACTCGGTCATGTGTCGAGAATTTTGTGGAGGGAATACTTTATTTCTTCGGAGATGAATACCTACGAAAACCAACACCGGCTGATCTTCAACGTCTACTTGATGTTGGAGAGTATCGTGGATTTCCCGGGATGATaggaagcatcgatt gtaccttaaatgatattaatgttCTTGATCGCTCTCCTGTTTTTGACGATATAATAAATGGCCAAGCTCCCCAAGTGACTTACTCTGTCAATGGAAGAGAGTATCACTTGGCTTACTATCTCACCGATGGTATCTATCCGAAATGGGCaacttttatccaatctattTCACTACCACAAAGTCCGAAAGCAGTGTTATTTGCGCAATACCAAGAAGCTGTCCGAAAAGATGTAGAGCGTGCTTTTGGAGTCTTGCAAGCTCGGTTTGCCATCATTAAAAATCCAGCACTTTTTTGGGATAAAGTCAAAATTGATAAGATTATGAGGGCttgtatcatactccataatatgattgtgGAAAACGAACGAGATGGAAACACTCAATTTGATGTTTCCGGGTTCCAACAAGGAGATGATACTGGAAATTCGCATGTCGATCTCACGTACTCTACAGATATCCCTACAAATATCGCCAATATGATGGGTGTTCGAACTAGAATTCGTGATCGACAAAAGCATGAACAACTGAAAGGTGATTTGGTTGAACATGTATGGCGTAAATATGGAGGTGATGATGACAACCAATGA
- the LOC117127520 gene encoding glutathione S-transferase T3-like, which produces MSPPRVSLSPSNLSATLICDVLVNASVICSPNLSSKISSPRRLTSMKKDFASVSEIQKESQQSVSPSSSQVPLFAEDTGGSGKVRRTWTPTDDVVLISSWLNTSKDAVIGNEQRSLAFWKRIAAYYNASPKLAGCEKREASHCKNRWQKINDVVCKFCGAYEAATRQKTSGQNDNDVLKLAHEIFFTNYKKKFILEHAWKELRNDQKWCELSAAKKDGSYRKRKCDGGDDDEANAGDDDEATNRPPGVKAAKAGSGKGSKCPEANAGKGLSQFQTMWTIKKEDLALKEKLEKIKLLNTLLAREGPLAASEETLKEQLITELRT; this is translated from the exons ATGAGTCCTCCTcgtgtctctctctctcctagCAATCTCTCGGCGACTCTGATCTGCGACGTTCTCGTCAACGCATCCGTCATCTGTTCTCCTAATCTCTCGTCGAAGATAAGCTCTCCTCGGCGGCTCACATCGATGAAGAAAGACTTCGCCTCTGTCTCCGAAATTCAAAAGGAAAG TCAACAAAGTGTTTCACCCTCTTCATCGCAAGTCCCCTTATTTGCTGAAGACACTGGAGGCAGTGGCAAAGTAAGAAGAACCTGGACGCCAACAGACGATGTTGTTCTCATCAGCTCGTGGTTAAACACGAGCAAAGATGCGGTAATTGGGAATGAGCAAAGGTCGCTTGCGTTCTGGAAAAGAATTGCTGCGTACTACAATGCTAGTCCTAAGCTTGCTGGCTGTGAAAAAAGAGAGGCGTCTCACTGTAAGAATCGTTGGCAGAAGATCAATGACGTCGTCTGCAAGTTTTGCGGTGCATATGAAGCAGCAACCAGACAGAAAACCAGTGGACAAAATGATAATGATGTTCTGAAGCTAGCACACGAAATCTTCTTTaccaactataaaaaaaaattcattcttGAGCATGCTTGGAAAGAGTTGCGTAATGACCAGAAATGGTGTGAGCTGTCAGCAGCCAAAAAAGATGGAAGCTACAGAAAGAGGAAGTGTGATGGTGGGGATGATGATGAAGCCAAtgctggtgatgatgatgaagctaCAAATCGACCCCCGGGAGTCAAGGCAGCAAAGGCCGGTTCTGGAAAAGGCAGCAAATGTCCTGAAGCCAATGCTGGAAAAGGTCTGTCCCAGTTTCAGACAATGTGGACCATCAAAAAGGAAGACTTGGCTTTGAAAGAAAAACTGgaaaaaatcaagcttctcaacaCTCTCCTTGCTAGAGAAGGACCACTTGCGGCTTCTGAAGAAACTTTGAAGGAGCAACTCATAACTGAGTTGAGGACGTGA
- the LOC103834649 gene encoding 50S ribosomal protein L21, mitochondrial: MASLRCLRELSRRATTVLSINQTRLISSVRRLELPGTSITHGIPITNQSLTRDLPWYRSQGRHFSSKAKDTDESSEGEDDDDDEDYEDSAEMEVEREYSPAEKVEAAAEIGYKVMGPLKSSERLFKLYEPVFAVVQIGSHQFKVSNGDSIFTEKLKFCDINDKLVLTKVLLLGSASQTIIGRPILPDATVHAVVEEHALDEKVLIFKKKRRKNYRRTTGHRQELTKLRITDIQGIEKPEPKIVHKPSKAAHTEAELVA, from the exons ATGGCGAGCCTCCGATGCCTCCGAGAGCTAAGCCGCCGCGCGACGACGGTTCTCTCGATCAACCAAACGCGCTTGATCTCTTCCGTTCGGCGATTAGAGCTTCCCGGGACCAGCATTACTCATGGGATCCCAATTACGAATCAATCTCTCACTAGGGATTTGCCATGGTATCGCTCCCAAGGTCGACATTTCTCTTCGAAAGCGAAGGACACTGATGAAAGCAGCGaaggagaagatgatgatgatgatgaggactACGAGGATTCGGCGGAGATGGAAGTAGAGAGGGAGTATTCACCGGCGGAGAAAGTAGAGGCGGCGGCGGAGATTGGGTATAAAGTGATGGGTCCTCTTAAATCGTCGGAGAGATTATTCAAACTTTACGAGCCAGTGTTTGCCGTTGTTCAG ATTGGTTCTCATCAGTTCAAAGTAAGCAATGGAGACTCCATCTTCACAGAGAAGTTGAAGTTCTGTGACATCAATGATAAG TTGGTACTGACCAAGGTTCTTCTATTGGGCTCGGCAAGCCAGACTATTATTGGGAGGCCTATCTTGCCTGATGCCACTGTTCATGCTGTTGTGGAAGAGCAT GCATTGGATGAAAAAGTGctcattttcaaaaagaaacgAAGGAAGAACTATAGGAGAACCACAGGACATCGACAG GAATTAACGAAGTTGAGAATAACGGATATACAAGGAATTGAGAAACCAGAACCGAAGATTGTCCATAAGCCTTCCAAGGCAGCTCATACAGAGGCTGAGCTAGTTGCTTAG
- the LOC103834650 gene encoding ubiquitin carboxyl-terminal hydrolase 24: protein MPNMTTDKKVFVFGSFTEHETRSLLDQKPIKAPQSHKEKSVKSIQFGSFNPVTENSPVNSANGELKKGQTDEAVKSRPSSSHKEDKSFQSAESQKSLDASRPPSSDKISDNAAKLSGKHSSGEHVEENGITKEVSERKPPLNNGLAVKEADPIGLEKLCLSDGESDSLCIASTSKFQALDTDILSNDSSSGTTIPRKNIRMVPTEPVPAMKDFTPRGLINAGNLCFLNATLQALLSCSPFVQLLQGIQLQDIPKAESPTLAAFSEFISELDVPSSSSFRNNVAVVESGRPFTPAMFERVLRNFTPDVLNNMSGRPRQEDAQEFLSFIMDQMHDELLKLREVSPKLTASKSSVVSSANDDDEWETVGPKNKSAVTRTQSFVPSQLSDIFGGQLRSVVKAKGNKDSATVQPYLLLHLDIHPEAVSTIEDALHLFSAPEDLEGYRASVTGKAGVVSARKSIKIQKLSKIMILHLMRFSYGNQGSTKLHKRVHFPLDLNLGRYLLVSPSNGGLKYELVATITHHGRDPSKGHYTTDARRKNNQWLRFDDASVTAIGTKQVLHDQAYVLFYKQV from the exons ATGCCAAATATGACTACTGATAAGAAG GTATTTGTGTTTGGATCCTTTACAGAACATGAAACAAGGTCACTACTTGATCAGAAACCCATTAAAGCTCCTCAAAGTCATAAAGAAAAGTCCGTAAAGAGTATACAATTCGGCTCCTTTAATCCTGTCACCGAAAATTCTCCAGTTAACAGCGCTAATGGCGAGTTGAAGAAGGGTCAAACTGATGAGGCAGTTAAATCTCGACCCTCCAGCTCTCATAAGGAAGATAAAAGTTTTCAATCTGCTGAGTCTCAAAAGAGCCTTGATGCTTCTAGACCTCCCAGCTCCGATAAGATCAGTGATAATGCTGCAAAACTCTCTGGAAAACACTCTTCAGGAGAGCATGTGGAAGAAAATGGAATAACTAAAGAAGTTTCTGAAAGAAAACCACCTCTCAACAACGGTCTGGCGGTAAAGGAAGCAGATCCCATTGGTTTGGAGAAGCTGTGTTTGTCAGATGGTGAAAGTGATTCTTTGTGTATAGCTTCTACCTCAAAATTCCAAGCTCTGGACACCGATATTTTGTCAAATGATTCTTCATCTGGCACCACCATACCAAGAAAGAACATCCGGATGGTTCCTACTGAACCTGTTCCAGCCATGAAAGATTTTACACCAAGAGGATTAATAAACGCTGGAAACTTGTGCTTCCTCAACGCAACACTGCAGGCTTTACTCTCCTGTTCTCCTTTTGTGCAGCTCCTCCAGGGAATACAACTCCAAGATATTCCAAAG GCTGAGTCTCCAACTTTAGCTGCATTTTCTGAGTTCATCTCTGAGTTAGATGTGCCAAGCAGTTCAAGCTTCAGAAATAACGTCGCAGTTGTTGAGTCTGGTAGACCTTTTACACCTGCCATGTTTGAAAGGGTGCTTAGAAACTTTACCCCAGATGTACTCAACAACATGTCTGGCCGCCCAAG GCAGGAAGATGCTCAGGAATTTTTGAGCTTTATAATGGACCAAATGCACGATGAGCTGCTGAAACTCAGGGAAGTGTCCCCCAAACTCACTGCTTCGAAGTCCTCTGTTGTTTCTTCTGCCAACGATGATGATGAATGGGAGACAGTTGGACCCAAAAACAAGTCTGCTGTGACAAGAACACAAAGCTTTGTTCCTTCGCAGCTCAGTGATATATTCGGTGGGCAGCTAAGAAGCGTTGTGAAGGCAAAAG GGAACAAAGATTCTGCTACTGTACAGCCATATCTCTTACTTCACCTTGATATCCACCCAGAAGCTGTTAGTACAATAGAAGATGCGTTGCATTTGTTTTCTGCCCCAGAAGATCTTGAAGGATATCGAGCTTCGGTTACTGGGAAG GCTGGTGTAGTGAGTGCTAGAAAGTCAATAAAGATACAGAAACTCTCAAAGATAATGATACTGCACCTTATGCGTTTTAGCTATGGAAACCAAGGGAGTACTAAGCTCCATAAACGTGTTCACTTTCCCCTCGATCTCAACCTAGGCCGCTACCTTCTTGTTTCTCCTTCCAACGGG GGGTTAAAATATGAACTTGTGGCAACCATTACCCACCACGGAAGGGATCCTTCAAAAGGGCACTACACCACAGATGCTAGACGAAAGAACAATCAATGGCTTAGGTTTGATGATGCGTCTGTGACTGCCATAGGGACAAAACAGGTTTTGCACGACCAAGCTTATGTTCTGTTCTACAAACAAGTGTAA
- the LOC103834651 gene encoding histone-lysine N-methyltransferase ASHR3 isoform X1, which produces MLDLDNMSMSASVSLTCCPAFLPAATGPELAKPIDSPGNIAEDCNPEHKPMIPPAEEVRDINNAITVSNGRQDPSEKSKKGLVLEDHVKNWVKRRVESGVSESRCVLPFLVGAKRMVWCQGDCLVCRKLVYPGEEVMCSVRGCQGVYHLFCAKESLGFHNLGKFRCPQHECFVCKQRTQWRCVKCPMAAHDKHAPWPKEILHMKDQPGRAVCWRHSTDWRLDTKSGDAQSEIEEVFCQLPLPYVEEEFKIDLTWKDSVAKDDLPPYVHIRRNIYLVKKKRDNANDGVGCTNCGPTCCRSCVCRVQCVSCSKRCGCPETCGNRPFRKDKKIKIVKTKLCGWGVEAAESINKEDFIVEYIGEVISDAQCEQRLWDMKHKGLKDFYMCEIQKDFTIDATFKGNASRFLNHSCNPNCVLEKWQVEGETRVGVFAARQIEAGEPLTYDYRFVQFGPEVKCNCGSENCQGYLGTKRKEPNCLVVSWGAKRRRVSHRPLAHKLQQD; this is translated from the exons ATGTTAGATCTGGACAACATGTCTATGTCGGCATCCGTGTCTCTCACTTGCTGCCCTGCTTTTCTCCCGGCGGCAACAGGGCCGGAACTAGCTAAACCGATCGATTCCCCGGGGAACATAGCCGAAGACTGCAATCCAGAACATAAACCGATGATTCCTCCTGCGGAAGAGGTCAGAGACATCAACAATGCCATCACTGTTTCTAACGGAAGACAAGATCCGTCTGAAAAATCAAAGAAAGGGTTGGTTCTTGAAGATCATGTGAAAAATTGGGTCAAGAGAAGAGTTGAATCCGGAGTTTCTGAGTCGAGATGTGTACTCCCTTTTCTCGTTGGAGCTAAGAGAATG GTTTGGTGTCAGGGTGACTGTCTTGTTTGCCGTAAGCTGGTGTATCCTGGAGAAGAAGTGATGTGctctgttcgtggctgtcaaggGGTCTATCACTTGTTCTGTGCCAAAGAAAGTCTCGGTTTTCATAATCTTGGGAAATTTAGGTGCCCTCAACAT GAGTGCTTTGTCTGCAAACAGAGAACTCAGTGGCGGTGTGTAAAGTGCCCAATGGCGGCTCATGACAAGCACGCTCCATGGCCTAAAGAGATACTTCACATGAAAGACCAACCAGGGAGAGCAGTCTGTTGGAGGCATTCAACTGATTGGCGGCTAGACACAAAG AGTGGAGATGCACAGAGTGAGATAGAG GAGGTGTTTTGTCAATTGCCTTTGCCATATGTAGAAGAGGAGTTCAAGATTGACTTGACATGGAAAGATTCTGTTGCCAAAGATGACCTCCCTCCTTATGTGCACATCAGGCGTA ATATATATCTTGTGAAGAAGAAGCGTGATAATGCTAATGATGGTGTTGGGTGCACTAACTGTGGCCCTACTTGCTGTAGAAGCTGTGTTTGCAG GGTTCAATGCGTAAGCTGTTCAAAGCGATGTGGATGCCCTGAAACTTGTGGAAACAGACCATTCCGCAAGGATAAGAAGATCAAAATTGTTAAG ACCAAACTTTGCGGTTGGGGGGTAGAGGCAGCAGAATCCATTAACAAAGAGGACTTCATTGTTGAATACATCGGTGAAG TGATTAGTGATGCTCAGTGTGAGCAAAGGCTTTGGGATATGAAGCACAAAGGACTGAAAGACTTTTACATGTGTGAGATTCAAAAAGACTTCACAATTGATGCCACCTTCAAAGGAAACGCTTCTCGCTTTCTAAATCACAGCTGCAACCCAAACTGTGTTTTGGAGAAGTG GCAAGTTGAAGGTGAGACCCGTGTAGGTGTCTTTGCAGCTCGTCAAATAGAAGCAGGAGAGCCACTTACATATGATTACAG ATTTGTGCAGTTTGGTCCTGAAGTAAAGTGTAACTGTGGTTCTGAAAACTGTCAAGGTTATCTTGGGACAAAGAGGAAAGAACCAAACTGTTTGGTTGTATCTTGGGGAGCAAAACGCAGAAGAGTGTCTCACCGACCTTTAGCCCATAAGTTGCAGCAAGACTAG
- the LOC103834651 gene encoding histone-lysine N-methyltransferase ASHR3 isoform X2, giving the protein MLDLDNMSMSASVSLTCCPAFLPAATGPELAKPIDSPGNIAEDCNPEHKPMIPPAEEVRDINNAITVSNGRQDPSEKSKKGLVLEDHVKNWVKRRVESGVSESRCVLPFLVGAKRMGDCLVCRKLVYPGEEVMCSVRGCQGVYHLFCAKESLGFHNLGKFRCPQHECFVCKQRTQWRCVKCPMAAHDKHAPWPKEILHMKDQPGRAVCWRHSTDWRLDTKSGDAQSEIEEVFCQLPLPYVEEEFKIDLTWKDSVAKDDLPPYVHIRRNIYLVKKKRDNANDGVGCTNCGPTCCRSCVCRVQCVSCSKRCGCPETCGNRPFRKDKKIKIVKTKLCGWGVEAAESINKEDFIVEYIGEVISDAQCEQRLWDMKHKGLKDFYMCEIQKDFTIDATFKGNASRFLNHSCNPNCVLEKWQVEGETRVGVFAARQIEAGEPLTYDYRFVQFGPEVKCNCGSENCQGYLGTKRKEPNCLVVSWGAKRRRVSHRPLAHKLQQD; this is encoded by the exons ATGTTAGATCTGGACAACATGTCTATGTCGGCATCCGTGTCTCTCACTTGCTGCCCTGCTTTTCTCCCGGCGGCAACAGGGCCGGAACTAGCTAAACCGATCGATTCCCCGGGGAACATAGCCGAAGACTGCAATCCAGAACATAAACCGATGATTCCTCCTGCGGAAGAGGTCAGAGACATCAACAATGCCATCACTGTTTCTAACGGAAGACAAGATCCGTCTGAAAAATCAAAGAAAGGGTTGGTTCTTGAAGATCATGTGAAAAATTGGGTCAAGAGAAGAGTTGAATCCGGAGTTTCTGAGTCGAGATGTGTACTCCCTTTTCTCGTTGGAGCTAAGAGAATG GGTGACTGTCTTGTTTGCCGTAAGCTGGTGTATCCTGGAGAAGAAGTGATGTGctctgttcgtggctgtcaaggGGTCTATCACTTGTTCTGTGCCAAAGAAAGTCTCGGTTTTCATAATCTTGGGAAATTTAGGTGCCCTCAACAT GAGTGCTTTGTCTGCAAACAGAGAACTCAGTGGCGGTGTGTAAAGTGCCCAATGGCGGCTCATGACAAGCACGCTCCATGGCCTAAAGAGATACTTCACATGAAAGACCAACCAGGGAGAGCAGTCTGTTGGAGGCATTCAACTGATTGGCGGCTAGACACAAAG AGTGGAGATGCACAGAGTGAGATAGAG GAGGTGTTTTGTCAATTGCCTTTGCCATATGTAGAAGAGGAGTTCAAGATTGACTTGACATGGAAAGATTCTGTTGCCAAAGATGACCTCCCTCCTTATGTGCACATCAGGCGTA ATATATATCTTGTGAAGAAGAAGCGTGATAATGCTAATGATGGTGTTGGGTGCACTAACTGTGGCCCTACTTGCTGTAGAAGCTGTGTTTGCAG GGTTCAATGCGTAAGCTGTTCAAAGCGATGTGGATGCCCTGAAACTTGTGGAAACAGACCATTCCGCAAGGATAAGAAGATCAAAATTGTTAAG ACCAAACTTTGCGGTTGGGGGGTAGAGGCAGCAGAATCCATTAACAAAGAGGACTTCATTGTTGAATACATCGGTGAAG TGATTAGTGATGCTCAGTGTGAGCAAAGGCTTTGGGATATGAAGCACAAAGGACTGAAAGACTTTTACATGTGTGAGATTCAAAAAGACTTCACAATTGATGCCACCTTCAAAGGAAACGCTTCTCGCTTTCTAAATCACAGCTGCAACCCAAACTGTGTTTTGGAGAAGTG GCAAGTTGAAGGTGAGACCCGTGTAGGTGTCTTTGCAGCTCGTCAAATAGAAGCAGGAGAGCCACTTACATATGATTACAG ATTTGTGCAGTTTGGTCCTGAAGTAAAGTGTAACTGTGGTTCTGAAAACTGTCAAGGTTATCTTGGGACAAAGAGGAAAGAACCAAACTGTTTGGTTGTATCTTGGGGAGCAAAACGCAGAAGAGTGTCTCACCGACCTTTAGCCCATAAGTTGCAGCAAGACTAG
- the LOC103834652 gene encoding uncharacterized protein LOC103834652, with amino-acid sequence MVLVSNSSHQNKEIHIRRRISEIYNKREEDFPSLKDYNDYLEEVECMVFDLVDGINVEAIEEKIKKYSQENAEQIMINRARKAEDLTAALAACKAQQPQTDVDTSTNNGSTSGTAYSQAARPTGMGPQPVPIGGGGGDHQRYSMEDEAMMRLKAERATRAGGFSLEISKKRALEEAFASIWV; translated from the exons ATGGTGTTGGTGTCTAATTCTAGCCATCAAAACAAGGAAATTCATATCAGAAGGAGAATCTCTGAGat ATACAATAAAAGGGAAGAGGATTTTCCATCACTTAAGGACTACAATGACTACTTGGAAGAAGTGGAGTGCATGG TATTCGATCTGGTAGATGGAATCAATGTTGAGGCCATTGAAGAGAAGATAAAGAAGTACTCTCAAGAGAATGCTGAACAGATTATGATCAACCGAGCCCGCAAG GCTGAAGATTTAACTGCAGCCTTGGCGGCTTGCAAGGCCCAACAACCACAAACTGATGTTGACACG TCTACAAACAATGGGAGTACGTCTGGAACTGCATACAGTCAGGCTGCAAGACCAACGGGAATGGGTCCACAACCTGTACCtataggaggaggaggaggagatcaTCAGCGTTACTCAATGGAAGACGAAGCTATGATGAGGCTCAAGGCTGAGAGAGCTACACGGGCTGGAGGATTTTCTTTAGAGATAAGCAAGAAGAGGGCTTTGGAAGAAGCATTTGCAAGCATTTGGGTTTGA
- the LOC103834653 gene encoding serine carboxypeptidase-like 29, which translates to MAKTTRGSCFVVVALLAITHLCICAALLSQKEQDKVSKLPGQNFNVDFTHYSGFVTTNEKLGRALFYWFFEATDDAASKPLVLWLNGGPGCSSVAFGEAEEIGPFHIKSDGKTLYLNQYSWNQAANILFLDAPVGVGYSYSNTSSDLRSNGDKRTAQDSLKFLLKWVERYPEYKGREFYIVGESYAGHYVPQLSQAIVRHNKASGDNTINLKGYMVGNGLMDDFHDRLGLFQYIWSLGFISDQTYSLLKLQCGFESFIHSSKACDKIQETADKEIGNIDQYSVFTPACIANASQSNMLLKKRPRTSRVSEQYDPCTEKHSKVYFNLPEVQEALHVPPGLAPSKWDTCSDVVNENWKDSSSSVLNIYHELIAAGLRIWVFSGDADAVVPVTATRYSIDALNLRPLSPYGPWYIDGQVGGWTQQYAGLNFVTVRGAGHEVPLHRPKEGLALFKAFISGTPLSTPESSISKDMSELVSDS; encoded by the exons ATGGCTAAAACCACCAGAGGATCTTGTTTTGTCGTCGTCGCTCTTTTAGCGATCACCCATCTATGTATCTGTGCAGCTCTCTTGTCTCAGAAAGAACAAGACAAGGTCTCGAAACTGCCTGGTCAGAACTTCAACGTTGACTTCACTCACTACTCTGGTTTCGTTACTACTAATGAGAAACTGGGAAGAGCACTCTTCTACTGGTTCTTTGAAGCCACCGATGATGCTGCCTCCAAGCCCCTTGTTCTCTGGCTCAATGGAG GACCTGGATGTTCATCTGTTGCATTTGGTGAAGCAGAAGAGATAGGACCTTTTCACATTAAGTCAGATGGGAAGACTCTTTACCTTAACCAATATTCTTGGAACCAAG ctgCGAATATTTTGTTCCTTGATGCACCTGTTGGAGTTGGCTACTCATACTCAAACACTTCATCTGATTTGCGTAGCAATGGTGATAAGAGAACTG CTCAAGACTCACTGAAGTTTCTGCTGAAATGGGTTGAGCGTTATCCGGAGTATAAAGGAAGAGAGTTTTACATAGTTGGGGAGAGCTATgcag GACATTACGTTCCTCAGCTGAGTCAAGCCATTGTAAGACATAACAAAGCTTCTGGCGACAACACTATTAATCTGAAGGGCTACATG GTAGGTAATGGTCTGATGGATGATTTCCATGACAGGCTTGGTCTTTTCCAGTATATTTGGTCGTTGGGTTTTATATCCGACCAAACATATAGCTTACTGAAGCTTCAGTGTGGTTTTGAATCTTTTATTCATTCCTCCAAAGCGTGTGATAAGATTCAGGAGACAGCCGACAAGGAAATAGGTAACATAGACCAATACAGTGTCTTCACACCAGCATGTATTGCGAATGCTTCCCAGTCAAACATGTTGCTAAAGAAAAGACCA AGGACTAGCCGTGTGAGTGAACAGTATGATCCTTGCACGGAGAAACACTCTAAAGTGTATTTCAATCTTCCAGAGGTTCAAGAAGCTCTCCATGTCCCGCCAGGACTTGCACCATCCAAATGGGATACTTGCAG TGATGTAGTGAATGAAAACTGGAAAGACTCTTCTTCCTCGGTTCTAAACATTTACCATGAGCTTATAGCTGCTGGTCTACGCATTTGGGTTTTCAG TGGTGACGCAGATGCTGTTGTACCAGTAACAGCAACCCGGTACAGCATTGATGCACTAAACCTTCGTCCATTGAGTCCTTACGGTCCTTGGTACATAGACGGACAG GTGGGAGGGTGGACTCAGCAGTATGCTGGTCTAAACTTTGTGACAGTGAGAGGAGCAGGACATGAAGTTCCTTTGCATAGACCAAAGGAGGGTCTTGCGCTCTTCAAGGCTTTTATATCTGGAACCCCATTGTCCACACCAGAGAGCAGCATCAGCAAAGACATGTCTGAACTCGTTAGTGACTCATGA